The DNA window tttttttcaatttaattttctatCTTTTGGAAGAGTCGAATTTaactatcaatttaaatttatgtttttttaacgaaaatagtgactaaaatattaaaatgttaaacaTGACAACTCAAACGGCAATCCAcatctatatttttatatttatttcttatttttaaattatttattgacttgacatataataaaagtattgttatgttagcatgaaataCACATGGATTGTCACACTAGTAGTGACACCAATatcgttaaaaaattaatatttcagtTAGCATATCTGTTAAAGAAAAGTAAATTGACTcttttttgaaaggttaatggttaaatttagctcaaatgaaaaaaataaaggccaatttgataaaaaaaggtaAATGTCAAAAGTTAAGTTTATCATTTATACAAGTATTAATATATGTTTGGATTAATCTACAAAGAACCAAACAAACTCTACACGTGATATACAAATGTGACGAGAGTGAAATCTACACATCACAATTGAGAATAATATTATAGAAATACTCAAAAACCTAAAACCTTCCCCTTAACCAAGAAGCTAAGACGCTATGGATAATTTTATATCTACAACACTTCATGAATTTCATATGCTTAATAATATATAGTTCTTTAAATATAttcgatttttattttattatttatattattttgactcAGTATTTAAATTATCATTATGTTAcatgatttatttcaaatatttcatatatttttataacgaaatttgaattaaaaatattaattttattattaaattataatttgatatattttgagataatgcaattttaagtatttcaatttatttaatcattatttttaaactcGTTTTTTGTTTTGTTAGTATTGCATAATTTtaacgtgtatatatatatatatatacatctaaaGTTCTACTTATTTTTAAGGCATGTCAAATATTTGACAACTTTATTAAAGTATGcatttgaatattatatatataaagggaCGAAGTTGGAAATTTTTcgggttgaaattaaattgtatacttttatgatagtaaaaatataatttcaccattttaattgcttatatctttataaattttaaaatattaaatcaaatttaaaatattgcttaggcccttatgtgactcgcctCACACGACATTTCGACCTCCTCAACATTCTAGAGCAGTTCTTCTCCTTCATATTGGTTGGACAGATGGCTCCGAAGGATTATCTATAATAGTCAAATGCGGATGATTGAGCGATAACATGGAGTAGGTCCTCATCAATACCGACTATCTCATTCTAACCCTCAGGATGAACATGAAGACTTCTATAATGATGCCCCTTTCCGCTATGAGTATCCACCTCATCATTCACCTCCGAGTCACCCTACTCATACCCTTGTTGTTACACTAGCGGACCTCTACGAACAGTTCACCCATTTTGAGCAACATTGTTTTGAGCGATTTGACAGTATTGATGCTACTTTGCAGCAGATCTATCAACATCTCCACATTTCTTCTACTACACCTGCGCCTCATGATCCCGACGCATCTCACAATGACTATTGttgatatgttttgatttatatgctttcttttttttatttttatttttagttgttttgtttttattttgtaggcttcttcaatttattttcttttgaactATAATTTTATTCTGATGGTTGTTTTTTATTTGAGTTTGTAACCTCTTGATCTTCTTCCttatttgtgttattttcttattagtttgctcagaACCATGCACTACATTTACATTTGCCTACAATTTTGGTATTCATTATTTTGGCGATTTCATccatattcagggcagtttcaattttctccctctcttatgatattctgcttattCTGTACTTATATctttttgtacattgaggacaatgtacatcttaagtgtggggaggttgttTATATAATTGCGATTTCATCCATTAGAGTGAATTGTTTTcgatttgggatttttattgatgttgttttggattaatttgtagatatttgtgcattggttgatttaaactttaagacatgagagagtcaaacatgataagttgtttttcagaaataaatattttagattgTTTTCCTTgatttaggtattatcttgaagttttaaatttgcaagtttgacatctAAATCATGATTTTTTTGTGAGGGtttgagcctatagagcatacatttttcatGCTCATTTTATCATTGGTTATGAATGcgtcaacttgatttgttattctagaacttgcttcgattatgcatgtcgagaccacaccattgatttgatatattgagatgatagaggcacttaggttttaacccaatTAACCTATAAAAAGCTTACCTAttgaattaacccttagtgaaccccgttgagcctaacacattttttttcttgattaacccgtgacccatttttttttgtaactCTTTCTCGTTTTATTGACTtcttttttgtcaagatttgatttggttagttaccTAACTATATTCCTTTATTTGAATTGCTGAATTTTATcatattctaaaaaaaaagacaaaataaataaataatgtgatTGAGCTAGAATAATTTGTTTCATTTAGTGTTGAAAAGCTCGTTTTTGTTTTTGATTATTCTTGATTgatgttttttcttttaattcagcatttgattgtttttctagtttggtaCTTATCAACTCGATCTTGATTATAacaaacttttttgacattttttcacACCTTTAACCTAATCaccattacaacctcttaaagacctcttgattggtgtttcatatcattttatagtggtggagatttgattttcaagcaagcctatggtaatgacatttcttGTTCGACGATTGAGTGCAAAttttttgaaccttaaacactttgagtgctttgagtgaatctttagtgaggatgtcaatatttgttgattttgaattaaagattattatttaaataagggGAGGCACCTATGTTTTCTCACTTTAAAAATTTCGGCTTGGATTGTTTGGATCTTTAGTGTCCTTTTAGTTGAATTGTCAATGCATGATTGTTTGCGAATTATTTTGAAGGAGTATTGATGAGAATTACAAATTGAGAAATGTTAACTTTAATGTGATGATTTTTCTTGAGGATAAGCACACACTTAAGTGTGGGGTATTTGATAAGTGATagaagtaacatgttttaatctagttcttaatacatttttggatgattatttatgtaaattcatgaattttatgctcctaatcctttaaattcatgtttctatacttaggagagcattcgggagaaaaataagagaaaaacaaGCGAAAATCGAACAAATAGAGCAAATTTCAGGAGCCATATGGCCTTGTGCTAGATCATGTTGATTTCACGATTCACATCCCAAACACAcgtaaaacacaatttttaggctttttgggcattctaaaccctataaataccaaatagaggAAGAGAATAGGGGGTGATCAAAGagtattgaagaaaacaacttggAGAATACCATTAAAGCCAACTTAGGAGCAGATTTCTATCAAGATTGAAgaccttttaatttctttgaagtttttatgagtttttttaattatttcttgtggttatactgtctttgagatatttttatctacaattatgaactaattctctagatacctaggggagatgaaccctatgatgaattctattatttgatttatgatttacacaataaatacttgaatcttgttttcaattatgtgtacttatctcttattttaatatatcttgaatattaattaatgtttaatgtgcttaaatcagaggacgAAAAgttcctgtttaagagtagacCTAGtttaattgagtggagttgcatgcaatcctaaaaataggacgacataaatctaccggattagagccaaatctaataggggaattcatatatcgagttaatgcgataatagaggttttaattagactCATCTAATTTGACAGTATCATGCCTAGGAAAGCTTTGTATTAAACGAGAATTTGCAGATTGGAAATTGGACGGATTACCAGTGTTCGTAGAAACAGAGTCGTTTGACGTAGCCATGAAGTCGCGCAGCACAAGCAGGTCACCAGATCGTAGGCGACTGATACCATGTAAGCATATGTACTTTTGGAGGGTAACTACTGAACTGCTACTAACAACTTTTTAACAGAAAGTTTAACAACTTAACCACCTAACAGATTGCATTTACCTATGCTCTAACATTGTgtattgtaattattatttcaTAATGGTATAAGATTTTGGTTAAAATGCCTAGAATTACTTATAATCCCCAACtattaaataagaggataaagaCACTTTAACAAGCTCGAATTTACTAAAACTCAGTATAACAATGGTTAAATGAATTTTAAGCACACATATTACTCCTATGATGTAAGTATTTAGGATAAATCACCCTCCGTGGTTAAACAAATGGACCCAGGCtataaattgtatataaaaaaattaaaaagcattagtaaaatgtatataaaatttattaactttcaatatttataataaattaaacacAAATATAATATACAAAGCCTTGATGCCTTGAATCCTTTAGGGCTCTTCAACCAGCCTTTAATTTTTGTGTTTGGATGATCCTTGGCTGCcacaaattgaagaaaaaaaaatagaaaagcatTTCAAAACAAATACACACAACAAAACACTTCAGAATGtaagaaatttaaattataaaggttTTGGTTTTTGGATTTTATCATTAAGAATAAAATTATTGGAGGTAAAAGATTGTTAACTGTTTATAGTAAAATTAGATTgattagttaaaatttttaattcatgCATTtagttgaaaatatttaaaaaataaaatagaaatcaataaatctttcaaaattttgacatttgtacttagaaatcttaatttttaaaaaaatcctagTTAAGCCTTGTTGAAAATTTCAAAAGTTAACcattaattttatcataaattttgattaaagctcttaaattttatttttaaaagaaaattttcattaaaacactaaaaattaaatagattgtATCGAAAATCCAGGAGTTACAAAATTATCATAAATAACAAGAGTTTACAAAAAGAATAGTAAAGAACACTTACTTTTGTTGATGCATGGCATAATAAGTCTGCAAAGCACTAAGAGTAAGTGCAGCAATGGCACCCAAAAATGCCAAAAACGTCCAAGGACTCCTAAAATAAGTATGATAACCTTGAGCTGCATGATTAATCCACATATTCTTACAATGATTATGTATTTTCTCTTTAACCCCACTGTAAATCATCGGACTAGGAACCAAATCAGTGTTCATCTTATTGAAAAGCTTAGCCACCTCTTCATCACTCCCCAATCTATTGTACAGTATGCCGGCGTCTCTCAGGTCTTTAACATCTTCGGCTTCATCGATCAATAAATCAAGGAAACACATATAAGAAGTGACGGTGAAATCGTTGTCGAAATCCGGACACATTTCGTAAGCTATTAAGTTTATGGTTGAATCATCAACCGTGATCGGCGGTAACCGTCATTTTCCGGAGAAGAAGATATGGTTGAAACTGATGTCGGTTAAACAACTTGTTTCGCTTGCTTTTAACATTATCCCGGCCTTTTTAAGCTCTTTTACGGTACCAATGGTGCGTGAATGGTACCGTTTGTTGTTGCTTCGTTGATAAATCTGCGTTCAATGAAACGCCACCACCATGGTTTTTCTTCTTCGACAAGGAGTCTTACTCGTAGTAGATGCAATAAGTGAATTCGCTCTCCTTCTTTGTGCTGCTCCCACAACCATTCACTACACCAAAATCTGTGTTAGTCGGAAGCCAAGTTATAATTtctcttttctgtttttttctttttgttgttggatttggaattgataatttttatgaagctaaaattaagattttcaaaatagaTAATCCAACGGTTAAGTTATTGATTTATAAATctcaatttatttgatttaattaaataaattattaaaaatttcaatttgataataaaatcttTTACCCtgttcatataattttttaagttagcTGATTTAATGACTTTCTCCGGATTGGTGTCTCAATTAATTCTTAATCCAAATTAATTCAACCAATATCaactaaaatacaatttttattattGCATTAATGCAAAAATCTTACCATTTTTAAGATATTAAACTTTTCCATTTTGAAAAGTTGGACttgaaatcataatttttcatttCTAAAAACTGTGCACTCAACAAGATAAATGCAAACACACAGGCAGAGGTCGTTcccaaaaaatgaaaatttacgttttaatccttttaaaatttataaagttataataagtcctcaaattaaaaaaataattttttaatttttttaaaaaaataaaatcataaattaatagatgaaaaaaattaaaggatagaCTATACTTGCTAGTTAGATTGGTTAGATAAAAAATCGAATAAAGTTAGAGTTagactaattaaataaaaaaatcgaatcaattttattttatatttttaatattttcaaaaaattatataattaataatcaGAAATGAGAGTCTAATAGATTCCATCACCCATCTAGTTATAAAAACCTTTTAGCATTTATAAACTCCACAATAATGATTCTTTATTTGATTCCCTAAATTACCTGTCCTCGCCTGGGTTGATAACAGTGTCGTCGATGAACCTTTTGATTAAATCCATGAACTTTTCGCCATTTTTGCTCGAGCTTGTAAGCAATTCAAGAACACGAAAAGGTAATTGGTTTTCCAACAAGAACAGATCCGAGTACACAAATCTCAGCAAatcgtttttaataaacaatttaccatcatcatcatcatcatcgtaaCGCATGTAAACTGCTTGTAAAATTGCGCAGCCGTCAACGAAGAACATCCAAGCCAGTTCCTTGTTATCTTCGCTATAATTCTCTAATTCCTGTGGATCATAGCATTTCCTCAAGCCATCCATCTCTTTCTTAATGTTGCTGTACAAGGATTCCCCATCGACGCCAACTTTTTTGACGAAATGTGCTGCTAATTTGAGCTTGAGCTCCTTGGATTCAATGAGGGTGAGATCATCGTGGTGGAGTGGGCCGATTGAGATCACTTTCGGCATGAAATACTTCTTGAAATCTTCGTTACGACGAAGGGCTGATGGGACTTTTCGTATTAATGGTTTGGCAGTGAAGTTGGGTTGGCCGGCGTAGAAAGCTTCGTATAATGACCGGAGATTCGCTACTTCGCCATCGCTGAGAGGGTCCGTGAACCGCATATCAATTCTCACGTAATCGTTGTTGGTGTTGTTGTCGATGATTGTTTGATCAGTGGAAACTGCTCCGACGGCGCCACCTCCTTCCTCCGTGGACGACATTTTCAGGCTGACCGGCTCGAAGTAATTAACAAGGTGATTTTGAAAACTAGTTTTGGCTGGTTGAGTGATGTTGGAAAAAAGGTGGCAAAATAACTTTTTGAATATTCACTCTGTTAAACAGAAATAGTAtaagactaaattgatccatatatattttattaatagaaaTGACAACTGTACTTTGCCAAGTTTCTAAGTTTGGTATTTGTTCTTACTTTCATGACTTTTATTTACTTTGCCAAGTTACTAAGTTTGGTATTTGATCTCATGACTTTACCATTTGTCACTCcaacttaactttttttttttaatgaagatTCCAGTATACATTGTTTCAATAATAAATCGAaacaatcaaatttattttttgcaCTACGGTGGCGGGAGGTGGCAAGCAGGGGCCTTGGCCCTCCTAAATGTATAAGATTATAAATTTCAAAGGTAAGATTGTAATTTGGCCCCCAAAAATCATAAGGCTTTAATTTagttctttaaaaaattataatggtATTAGCTAATACAATGATGAAATTGTGTTTTAACCCTTAtcgaaatttataatttaattttggtccCTCAAAAATTTGTTTTGGCTTCGTCCTTATTTCCGCACTGGTAATAATTTTAATCTATATCAACTGCAAAGACCAGTACTATAACAGTCTGATTTTCAATGGTATCGGAAAAGATGGTTTTGAAACCTCATTTTCATTGtctgagtccataaatattaatatttaatatttacaaggctAGTATAAAAGTTTATTGCAGTTTGGTCCAGTAATTTTGTCTAATTGATAGTTAAATAAGGTAcatgaactaaattataaaagtccaaTCAGTATAGGTTTTTAATTAGCAAAGGACCAAAAGGGCTATTAAACCATCTTTTATTATATGATAGTGGatataaacaaatattaaatttagttaattaaacttgattatgattaattaatctagtttaattaaattctaattagaCTATATATACAAATTAAGTGGAAAAAATGAAAACATTGTCATCTTCATCTTCTTTGCTGAATTTGAGAGACTGAAAAACCTAGAAAGCTTTCATACATTCGGTCCTCAATTTCTAAGGCGATTTAAGTTTTTTGTcttgtaatatttatatatttgaggTTATGGACTCTTGAtttatttagctcatttaataatttgcaaaattgttaaagtttttgaaagttgccATTTTTAGTTTCTTGAATAAATAGATGTTAAATTAATAGATTTTaaggttagatgtgaaaaagaattaaattataaaatttaaattgacagTTTTATGCAAAAGgataaaattgtataaattgaaaaattgacgctagtttttttttatagttttagatATTAGAGAGTATGATTGAAATTGATTTCgaaatcaaaacttaattttgaaAGTTATGATTATTTCGgatttagagattaaattaaataaaatatgaaaatttaaaaatatcagaaaaataaaatttaactgaCTCATGCGTGcatgtaacaaaaattaaaattttaaggacaCACCTTCAGCATTTCACTTCATTAATTGTTGAACTTTGGCCTACAATGCAACAACTCAACCAGTACAGCAGCAACATTTTGTTCATATGCAACTAGCTTTAGTTCTTTTGTAATTTGTATTTAAAGTTAGTAAGATTAGTTGATGATTTGAATGATGTCCAATGTGATGTAATAGCTGATATGTCAGCTACATTTTGTGTGTAATTTAAGCTTTGTTTTAGTCAAGTTATTAGTGGGAGAAGTTGTGTATTAGGAAACTGTCATGTAACTTCTATGTTTATCTTAATGAAAAATGTATATGAAATCAGTTTTCAGGTTTCATTTTTGTTCAATTCTCTTTGCATCcctttcttgcttcttttctccTTTGTTTTCTGTCAAAACACCAACAAATGGTACACAAAGCCTGTCATCTTTGAGCGCCTTTATTGTTGGTAGTTGTTTTTGTGAGAAACCTTGAAGAAAAAGAAGCTGAGGCTGTTGTTTTTATTTTGCTGCAAAATGAATTttacaccaccaccaccacctgttTTTGCTGGCGAAAACTACCACATTTAGGTAGTAAAGATGAAAACTTACCTGCAAGCACATGACTTGAGTAAATTAGCTAAATTTATTCATATCCACCAAATTAttagaattttcaaatatattagaGAGACATTGGACGAAACCACAAGGGAACTCAcaaattgaaagaaaagcaaAATGACATGGAAGGAGTAAAAGAAGAGATGGCTAAATTGCCTGAAAATTTAGCACCTATGTTAAGCAACATTGATGATAAAACACATAGGATGGAACCTAACTcataaaaaatctcaaatttgcAACCACATATTATTCACATGCCAGccaaccaatttttttttgtccGTTTTGGTGGGACTACAAGACAGGTAGCAACCGTTATTGAAGAATTAGTCACGTTTTAAATATTTTCCTCTAAGTAAGCACAACGACATTAAGAAATTTACTTTTTAGAGTCTATATAAGGGAAAGGGCCTTAGGATTTGCTACTGCCACACTCACTTCAGCAACAATCACTTCAAATTTTCAAGCATACAACAGCAGCAGCCAGCGAAATCTAAGAAAGGTATGCACTAATAAATTGTTTTTAAGTACTAATATTTAGGGATAAAGTAATATTTAATTATCTGAATATTTTATAAAAGGGACCAAGTTATAAAAAGTTTAGAAGTTGGAGTTGAATTCTATATCTTTATACaagttaaaatacaatttaatcatattggtttgtaattttacatatttaGTTTAAAGAGATtagatcaaaattttatcattttagaagTTCAGATGCAATTTTACCGTGTATTAACACCTAgaacataaatttccattttaggtGGCCGAAGCCTTGGTTATTTATCTACTTTGATCTTTGAACTTCttttttgtctaaattaattcgaaaatttgatagtttttcCTAGTTTAGTCCTTCAACCTTGGTCTACGCTACATcatcacttgtaattttttattaaaaaaataataactttttcttaaaaaaataataactttttcattctttttagattttatttaagtttttttcaaaatttcaaatgatGACGTGACATAATCTTAAAGTGGCATTCTATCGCTCTTTAATGGAATTGAAGTtcatggactaaattaaaaaaaattgttaagttcAAAGACTAAATGTTATTTTATCCCTAATATTAGTTACCctgttttaaaatttgattgaatttcTTCCTTGCTTACTTTTCTTATTAACCAttgctttcttcttcttcttctttttaattttaggcctCGTAATCAAAAAAAAGATGGATGAGAAATTTCTAAAATCattagaaacaagaaaatatGATCTCAAATCCAGTGATTTACCCATATCAAGTTACACAGACTTGGGACCTGGCTATGGTGAATTCATCCCCTACATTTTAGCAGGCCCAGGTGGACTTCAAgaacacaaacaattaaattggataaatttattCGTATCCGCCAAATTAttagaattttcaaatatattcaaaaaattaGGAGAAACATTGGATGAAACCACGAGGGAAATCACAGACAGGATCAAATTGAAAGAGAAGGAAAATGACATGGAAGGGATAAAAGAAGAGATGACTAAATTGCCTGCAAATTTAGCACATATGTTAAGCAACATTGATTATAAAACACATAGGATACAGCATATGGAGTGTAGCTTGGAAGAGAACATGTATAAGATCAATAAGGGTCAAATTAAAATTATGGAAGAATTGAGGGACTTGAAAAGGGAAATGAAAGAGTTAAAGGAGTATGTGaaagaagttaaaataaaaattagtgcAAAATAAAGATAAGGGCATTTTTTGCACGtcgtggatgtaatgatgaagctCAATTGTCATCGTTGTTGTATGGAAGAATCAAAGATGGAGTGAACAAGTGTTTAGGATTTTAAAGTTTAATATCGAAGAATTATTGCATGTGGGTATGTGAGTGTGTTTCTGATGTAAGGAATGGTGTAAAATAAATTACGGTTTAGGGTTTTGTTATATAAGGAAGGAAAGCACCTTTTAAGATTGTTAGAGGCACCTATCCTCGTGTTGTGTTTCTTTTAGTTTATGTATTATGGACCTGTTGATgtagtatgtaacacccctataccatgttcgacttaaggaacctgatataggaatattacatatGGTGCCAAATTAATCCTTGGCTAATTACTAATATAATTGAACACAAAACTAATACTAAAACATACCTAatatatttcatgcatttcatcaataatcatttcataaaatcattatttcatatatttcatttatattactcaattcaataacttatcctatttcatatctaaaaccttacaacattagtctttcaatgactatttcacattcatttcaatttcccattacattttaataattcatCCATCATCGGTTTCCATTgtcaattagtttttttttatattcaatttacaATTGTAATCTTTAAATACTCaatttatacattaaatcaacaaatatatctcaatagcttgtatttaattaaattcaagtattgtttcactatttcaaattatttcattttcacttctcatttttacattatttcatattatcaaaatctatttaataaaatttatcattatctGTTTCTTGAACCATAATTCTTACCCTTTCACATATGTCATATCATTCAGATTTAGTTTTATCAGTAACTTTATTTCATTtgcccctattaacttgactcggacttgGTGGATACACgaattccaaccaaacacaccagtaaatagtaatcagtaacggtagcagtaacagtaacagtattcaacacacaaagtgctgaatctgtaatagtaacagtaacagtaacagtattcgacacacaaagtgctgaatcggtaacagtaacagtattcgacacacaaagtgccgaatcggtaacagtaacagtattcgacacacaaagtgccgaatcagtaacagtaacagtaacagtagtcggcacataagtgcctaatcagtaagccggcaaataCCCcatactcttccatatcctatggcatgccaactatatccgactagcccgactagttaatagggcatttaattcacttttcagtatTATTTCCATCTTAGTTCAGTATCAATTATAATTCCTTATTTCAATAAGTTTCACAGTATTGCAGTAATTCATTACTTCAGGATTTTCACAGTTCAATGCAGTACAGATAACAGTATTCAGTATTCCATGATTCAGTTCAGTATTAGTCTCACATATCAATTTCTACTTTCTCGATTTCAATTCCAATAAAATCCATATCACTCACCAATTTCAATATTCCAGttcaattcaataattcaattcaaaccatttcaatttctattcaataatcacatttcaattcaaatccacTTTCCACTTTCTAATCTACCAATACATATTCCAGATATTCACATGTAATCATACTTCGATTCAATTTAAACCACTTTTCAGTCGATACTCAATTCACGTATTCACACTTATTCATACTTTAAttcactttcattcaattcatatatatatgtatatttatttatttattcattttccaatcaaattcaaatcactaattacttttcagttcatatacatttcaaagattcacatattttatttttattttgtattttttttcaataataaatatatctcatcatgcatcatataattcatgaaattaacatttaaccattaaatttcagccatatgaacttactatttcattatctttccacacttGTTTCCTATGcgcatcacacaagatataaacatctCATTTAACCATAgttgcaagctagtgtatttaaacataactctttttggaactaaccacatgataaaccattcatgacattatttcatgctaaatcatataccatacacacatactatgaaactttattttcacacatgagcttaagccatgaccaataatgcacaaatataagcatcatttctatttcatcgtttatcaattataatcgaacacatgaccaattatacacaaatcattcatatatttcccaattttcctcctcctcctctccattccacatccttaatgtgtataacacacttaaacaatattaactacaattttactattcactcacatgtatattcaaagctgtttatccgagtcagggtcactaaattatttttatccggagctacagagctccaaattaagatacgttaattttccctgaaactagactcacatatcttcttacgataaaattttcataattttttatttatccaaatagtacagtttattctttaaaattt is part of the Gossypium hirsutum isolate 1008001.06 chromosome D11, Gossypium_hirsutum_v2.1, whole genome shotgun sequence genome and encodes:
- the LOC107925772 gene encoding UPF0481 protein At3g47200, giving the protein MSSTEEGGGAVGAVSTDQTIIDNNTNNDYVRIDMRFTDPLSDGEVANLRSLYEAFYAGQPNFTAKPLIRKVPSALRRNEDFKKYFMPKVISIGPLHHDDLTLIESKELKLKLAAHFVKKVGVDGESLYSNIKKEMDGLRKCYDPQELENYSEDNKELAWMFFVDGCAILQAVYMRYDDDDDDGKLFIKNDLLRFVYSDLFLLENQLPFRVLELLTSSSKNGEKFMDLIKRFIDDTVINPGEDSEWLWEQHKEGERIHLLHLLRVRLLVEEEKPWWWRFIERRFINEATTNGRLPPITVDDSTINLIAYEMCPDFDNDFTVTSYMCFLDLLIDEAEDVKDLRDAGILYNRLGSDEEVAKLFNKMNTDLVPSPMIYSGVKEKIHNHCKNMWINHAAQGYHTYFRSPWTFLAFLGAIAALTLSALQTYYAMHQQK